AGTTTAggaattttcaaattgttatcaaaaatagaagaaagaaGGATCAGCCAAAGGCTGAAGCAGATCAACATAGCAAAGAATAGCGTTGGATATCAAAGGTACACAACTGCGGtgagaaaaaatgaaagGAAGAGAGAGTTAAGTTTTACTTGGCATCCTTCTACCCCAGATCCATACTCAAATACAAGTAAATCATGCTTTTCAGGTAGATTAAAAGAATGGAAATTGAGATTACATCTTTGGGGAAATCTTGATGATCTAGAATATAGTAATCTAATTCAAAACAACTTAAAATTCCCACCTGGAGCAAATTCAAACCCTTTTAGTAAAgtcaattattttgaaaatattttagataATGGTAATGACAATACGAATGAGTCATCACTTAAGTTTATTAGGTTCTCTGAACTCAGAATCTCTCCAATTAGTTTTTCCGGACAAAATTCGTTAATCAAAACTAACAGAGGCGAACGAATTAGCAAATCAGATTCTCTAGTAAATTCGATCAAGTTGTCTAGAAAAATCTTGTTGCCAAAAGTAATGGATTGTGAGAAAAGCCATGATATTATGAAATATATCACTCTTTTCATTCCAGATAATTACAAAGGCATGCTGATATGGAAATCAACTAATTTTATACGTCATTGTGATATTATCCTTACAGCACACAAACACCGTCTGAAAATCTTAAAGCATGGTTTATCTCTATTCGAATTTAACAAGAGGTATAATATCGATGTTTCTGGGCTAGCACACAACTCAAACAATTTTCTGAAGGATATTCAAATTAGTATATCCGGTATTGATAGCAACTCTAATAAATTATGCAAATTAAGTGATAAGCCATATAAAAACATCTGTACTCTAATAAGTCACCAAAAAATGATTAGtcatttttcaaaaaaagtaGTTTTGACTCAAAACAAGTTATTTGGTTTCAGAGAGCAAGACGTATTCAAGCTGTCTTTTGCCTATCACCCTTCCTCTATCATTTACTACAAGATCCTAGAAAAGCTACATAAGAGTTAATTACACCAGCACCAATTTCTGTGATAGAATATGAATAATCCTATGCTCAACGTTTCTAATAAAAAGTCATTTGCGGGAATATTTTACGAATATCACAATATGAGGAAACTAATTTACTGGGTGGGGGGACTGAGGGGATCTTCCAAAACTTCCGGAACTAAGagttttatattttttacacaattttttgaaaatatttctgtTTCAATTCTCG
This Cryptosporidium parvum Iowa II chromosome 7, whole genome shotgun sequence DNA region includes the following protein-coding sequences:
- a CDS encoding SLBP family of RNA binding proteins, translating into AALFIIITRSLGIFKLLSKIEERRISQRLKQINIAKNSVGYQRYTTAVRKNERKRELSFTWHPSTPDPYSNTSKSCFSGRLKEWKLRLHLWGNLDDLEYSNLIQNNLKFPPGANSNPFSKVNYFENILDNGNDNTNESSLKFIRFSELRISPISFSGQNSLIKTNRGERISKSDSLVNSIKLSRKILLPKVMDCEKSHDIMKYITLFIPDNYKGMLIWKSTNFIRHCDIILTAHKHRLKILKHGLSLFEFNKRYNIDVSGLAHNSNNFLKDIQISISGIDSNSNKLCKLSDKPYKNICTLISHQKMISHFSKKVVLTQNKLFGFREQDVFKLSFAYHPSSIIYYKILEKLHKS